AGTTCCCACAGATGGCGCCAATTATTGATCAAGAACCAAAATGACAATGTGTAAATCTAAACCAAACACGCAAAATCAGAATGCACAACATCAGAAATACATGGTTCGACGTAAGTCTACATCCACGAGAACACGATGTTCGATTTTATTCAACACCCAAAACTATTTGCAAGATCTGTACATCAACAATCaggaaccaaaaccgaaaaccAAGAAAGAAGTAATCTCACAAAATGCGATGTGATTTTGACCGGCAACGGCTGAGTATATCTAGCTCTCTCCGCTCCAAGCTTTaattccccttcttcttccttttccCCAAATTTTCTCCTTTGTGTCGAATGAGCTGAATTATTGAGCTCTTAAGCCCTTTCCCCAATTGGTTATACTGAGAAAGAATCCAACGTTCAGGATTAAATCATCCTCAACTCTAAATCACATCAGTCGATCTCTTGCTGACTTAACCAATCTTCCAACTAGTTGTTGGGCTAATTCAAAACGACTCAAGTCGAGCTGAAGATGGATCAATTCTTGACCGCCGACCCTAACAAAGGTaaatgtgataaaatgatatatgttgatAAAGTATACTTGACTGTGCTTATGCTCCGTGCTTGAGTGTGCTCTTGGGTACAATTAGTGTTGTATTATCTGTGATCACTCATCTTCTGGATAAgcgaagcgaggatcgtctgaTGTCTGATATGTCTAATTATCTGTCTACACTCTAAATAGGTGGTATGTGCAGAGTCCTCTCAAGGACAAAAATCTGCGTCCGTATgtatctgattctgtttctgattTGGTCCGCGTATCTTAGTCTGTCACTAAGCACTTAATGGGGCTATATCTATTTTCATATGTGAGAATGTTGGTGGTTGTTATATGCGCCTTGAAATGTGGAAATGAATGTGATATAAAGTTATAAACGATTGAATGCATGACTTTGGATATGGAAATAGGACGTAAGACCGATTGTGGGAAATATTATACTTATTAGATAAAAATGAGtatgaataaataataattggcaattgaataaattaagtGACTATATGGAAATACGTATTTTGTAAGTAAGTAATTACAAAGAATTATGATATTTTGTGGTGCAACATATTAGTAACATGGCATGATATTTTGTGATGATGATCATGTGATACACACGAATAATTGTGTGGATACTATTAATTGTTGATATATTATTCAAGTTCTGTTGTTGATATTTTTGCATAGTGTTGGTCTAAACGACATGAAAAAATGGTTTTAACTGGTTGTGGTTTAACCATCtaaattatgatattttttggTTGAATGATTTGAGTTGTTACAGAGTTCTATAGCGAATGTTATGAAATGATGTTGGGACACCAACTTAAACAAAAGGAATGAGCTGGTGAAGTAGTTCCATATCAAAGGGGTTAGGCATGATTCCACCCAATTAGTCTCAACTCACAAGTTTGCAACTTCTTTTTGTATGAATTGAGTGTCTTGAAAAATTTCATCAATTGATGATGTTGATGTCTATcaatttgaagtttgtacaaagCTAATGTAactatatactctctccgtccgagATTAAGAGTTCAAGTTGAGTATGAAACAGTTTCAAAGAAATTATTTGAGTGTGTAATACTAATTAGAGTGTGGTAGTGAAATGTATGACTCATATTATATGCAtggttgtttgttttttattttgagattttttaacttcaatttttttaattccatttttagtttattttttatttcctttttcttatttccatttttaaaattcaatattttaaaacattttataaactttgaaaatgaattGGTTTAAATTCAACAACAACGATGTAAAAAAGGAATGGTTTTATCTGAAATGGAGAAGGCTAATACATactccgtctcataaaaatacgAGCAATTGAAATGGCACTGAAATTAATGCATGagtggtaaagtaagagatatgaagagaatgatagttaaagtagtgttagtggatagtgagacccacattattattagtgtttagtGAGTTGTAATGATGAGCCATAgttgtataagttgtaaataaattgatgtatatgagtTGAGACAACTTTACATAAATGGAAATGCCCATACTTTTATGGGACATACGAAAATGAAacatgcacatatttttataggacgaaaagagtaattttttaatattatttatttacatttttattaaCCTTTTAATCagaatataatttaatttattaattacagTATAGaccaaattatattatttataacCAAAAGTAGCagtaaatttataattttgaactttaatttgtttttattgaaaaaagagaaaaaaaaactgtCCAAAATATTGGGTTCATGGTCCATAAAACGAAGCCTGCTGGATTTCCAATCCCAGTCAGATCCAAAATTTAAACCTAAAGCCCATTTCGACAAACTCCAGAAACCCTAATATATCTGTTTATCTGTATTCCTCCCTTTCTCAACGCACAGTTCACACACTCAGCCCTTCGATTCAACACCTGTAAGCAAATGCGCTCCGTTTTCAGAAAAGTTCTTCCGTTTTCACTATATTAATCCGTCGTTGTGTTGTAATTCCGAAGTTTCCTCTTAATTTTTTGTAGGCGAAGAAAAATTGTGCGAAGATGAGCAAAGGCACGGCGGCTGCGGCGGTGAAGGGCGGGAAGAAGAAGGGCGTTACCTTCGTTATCGATTGCTCGAAGCCGGTGGAGGATAAGATCATGGAGATCGCTTCGCTGGAGAAGTTTTTGCAGGAGAGAATTAAGGTCGGTGGCAAAGCTGGTGCTCTCGGCGATTCCGTTACTGTTAGCCGCGACAAGAGCAAGATCACCGTCACCGCCGATTCCAATTTCTCCAAAAGGTGTGTTAATTAAGTTTCGCTCATGTGTAATGTAGTcgatttggctatttgaatgagCTGATACTGAAATGCtgaatcaaataaaatattttttttttcgattgtGTGGATTGGCCTGTTTGAATAATCTGATAATGAAATGCTGAATCAACTAAAGTTACTTATTTTCAATTGCTAAATCTCCACTTTCTCCGAAAGCTGTGTTAATTAAGTTTTGCTCATGTGTAATATTGTggatttggctatttgaatgagCTGATACTAAAATGCTGAATcaactaatataatttttttttcaattgtgtAGATTGGCCTATTTGAATAACCTGATAATGAAATACAGAATGAGCTAAAATTACTTATTTTCAATTGCTAAATCTTTATATATTCAACTGCTGGT
This genomic interval from Salvia splendens isolate huo1 unplaced genomic scaffold, SspV2 ctg46, whole genome shotgun sequence contains the following:
- the LOC121790272 gene encoding 60S ribosomal protein L22-2-like; translated protein: MSKGTAAAAVKGGKKKGVTFVIDCSKPVEDKIMEIASLEKFLQERIKVGGKAGALGDSVTVSRDKSKITVTADSNFSKRYLKYLTKKYLKKHNVRDWLRVISSNKERNVYELRYFNIAEQEGEEED